The genomic DNA CAACTCCAATGGCCAGATCGGCGACGGCACCACCATCGGACGCACCACGCCGGTGCAGGTCGCGGGGCTCTCGGGTGCGGTGTCCGTCCAGGCTGGCGGCCTACATTCCCTCGCTCTCAAGCAGGACGGCAGTGTATGGACCTGGGGCTTCAACTATTACGGCCAGCTCGGTGATGGCGCTCGCACTGATCGCAGCTCCCCGGTAATGGTGCCCTCCACGATCGAGATCGAGCCGCTCACCTACAGCACCTCCAATACCAACAGCGCCCAGCAGAACACCGCCAACCGGACCGTCACCCTGAATGCAGGGGACCTCCTGCAGGTGGGCACCTGCAACCTGATGGGGGCATCGGCCACGGGCGACACCTACCTTAGCCTGGTTGGCACTGACGGCACCCAGGTGGCTTACAACGATGACAACTGCAATGGAGTGGCCTCCTTCATCCAGTACATCGCCCCCACCACGGGGACCTACGAGCTGCGCGCGGGCTGCTTCTCCAGCAACAGCTGCAGCGGCACCGTGGTCTTCAAGGTGACTCCGGGTAGCTGAGCCCCAGGGCAGTCCGGGATTCCGCCTCCGGGTCATCCGGCGGAACGCCTCGATCCCTGCCTCCCTCCCGGGACGGCAGGGATTTTCATTCGCGGACCGCGCTGAAACGAACAGGCCCAGCACGCAGGGCGAGTTGCCCACCGCCGTGCCGGGCCGTGTCGGAGGTCTCCCCCGGGACTTCAGTCAGGTCTCAGGCCTTCATCTCCATGCGAGGAGGCGCTTCACCGGAGGACGAGGAGGAACCCGAGCCACTCACGGCAACAGCCCCCACCTTCTCCTCGGCCAGCGTGGCCTTGTCGATCGCGGCCTTCTCCATCGACAGCTTCATCAGAGCGCTCTCGTCGGCGGCGCGACGGGCCTCGCGCTCCTTGTAGCGGCGGATCGCCGGGGCCATGATCTCCCCAATGAGCCCCCGGTAGTCCATGCCCGCCCCCTGCGCGATCAGCACCAGGTCGCTCCACCCCGGCGTCAGGCCCGGCAGCGGGTTGCACTCGATGAAGTAGATACGGCCCTTGTCGTCCATGCGGAAGTCGATGCGCGCCACGTCCCGGCACCCCAGTGCCATGAACGAGCCTCGCGCCGCCGCCCGCAGCTTCTCCAACAGCGCCGGCTCGATCTTCGCTGGCGCATCGTACCGGATGCGATCGTTCCAATCCAGCTTGTGCTGGAAGCTGTAGATGGGCGTCCGGTCCTCCTTGTCCAGGAAGACGATCTCCATCGGCGGCAGCACGCGCGGACGCCGCTCGCCCAAGAGGCCCACCGTGAACTCGCGCCCGCCGATGTACTCCTCGATCAGCGCCGGCTGCTGGTACTTGGTGACGATCTCCTTCACCACATCCCGCAGCTCCGCCTCGTTGTGGCACACGCTCTTGCTCACCACGCCCTTCGAGGAGCCCTCGGCCACCGGCTTCACGATCAGCGGGAAGCTGGTGAACTGCTTGTCCAGCCGCTCCTTGCCCGTGTGCATGAGCTGGAAGTTCGGCGTGTGGATTCCCGCCTGGCGGACGATCTTCTTCGCCAGCGCCTTGTCCAACGCGATGGAGAGCGTGGCTGGATCGCTTCCCGTGTACGGGATGTCCAGCAGCTCCAGCATCGCCGGCACCTGGCTCTCGCGGTTGCGGCCCTTGAAGCCCTCCGCGATGTTGAACACGATGTCCAACGGCGTGCTCGCCAGCACGCTCGGAAGCTCCGCCGTGGCCTCCAGATCCACCACCTCGTGGCCCCACGAGGCAATCGCCTCACGGATGGCCTGCAGCGTGGTCGGCGAGTCGTACTCGGCCTCGCTGTCCTCCAACGCCGAGCCGTCCGCCGCCACCGGCTTCACGCGCTTCACGTTGTAGGTGAAGCCCACGCGCAGCGGTCCCGACTTGCGCGCCGGCTTGCCCTGGCGCTTGCCATCCTTGATCTTGTAGCGCCGCGCCGCGCTCTGGATGATGGCGCTCACCACCCCGTCCAGGTGGATGCCCTCCAGCGCCGCCGCCGCGTAGATGCCCGCTCCCTGCTCCAGGCTGGGCAGCGCGTTGAGCTCCAGGAAGTACGGCACGCCCGCGTCGCTCAGCCGGAAGTCGATCCGCCCCAGGTCCCTGCAGTCGAGCACCTGGAAGATCTTCTTCGACATGTTGCGCATCTCCTCGGCCACCTTCGGAGAAAGTCTGGCCGGGGCGCGCACCTTCACCGCGCTGTCCTTCTTCGTCTTCAGCTCGTAATCGTAGATGGCGTACTTGCGTCCGGCGATGGCCGCCGGATCGATGTCGTACTCGGTCGGGCTGAGCACGCCGTCATGATCGTTCTGCACCGCCGCCAGGTACGGGACGGTGATGTCCGTGCCGCTGATGAACTCCTCCACCAGCACGCCCGCCGGGTAGCGCGCCAGCGCCTGCGTCACCTTCTCGCGCGCCTGCTCCACCGTCTCGGCCACCGAGTCCTGCGTGATGCCCTTGGACGAGCCCTCGAAGTTGGGCTTGATGATGACCGGGAAGCGCAGGTCCTCGACCTTGAGCTCGTTGAGCTTCTCCACGAACTGCCAGCCCGGCGTGCGGATGCCGTGCTTGGACAGCACCAGCTTGGTGAGCTGCTTGTCCAACGTCACCGCCAGCGCGTAGGCGTCCGAGCCCGTGTAGGCGAACCCGAGCTCCTCGAAGAGCGCCGGATAGAAGGCCTCGCGGAAGCGGCCACGGCGGCCCTCGGCTATGTTGAAGATGAGATCCGGGCTGTACGCCTCGAGCCGGGCGACGGTGCGCGAGGCGGGTCCACTCACCTCGAAGCGCTCCAGCCGGTGGCCGAGCCGCTCGATGGCCGCCGCCAGCGTGTTCACCGTCTCCTGCGTGTCGAACTCCGCCTCGTCTTCCGAGTCGGACAGCTTGAGGTTGTAGGTCAGCGCGATGCGCAAGGCTTTCCCCTTCTGGACTTCTCGATAGTGCGGCGACGGCGAACCCGCGCCGCGGACAAGAATCTTCCCGGGACGCGAGCGGCCGTCACGGGCGTGCGTGCTGCAACGGTTGCTCCGGCGACGACCTTCCCATCCACCACCTGCGTCTGCGCCCAGGTATCGCCGAGCCGCCAGCCGAGCGGATCCCTCACCACGCGCAGGGCCTCCACTCCACCGATGACCACCAGCCCGGCCATGCACGCCACCGCTCCCAGCGGCGGCGGCATCATCCCCAGCAGCACGATGAGCGCCAGCGGCGCGTTGCGCAGGGTGCTGTCCCGGTGGCGTGCCGCGGAGCGCGTGGGCAGGTGCATCACCTTCACACCGAAGATGCGTTTCCCCACGCTCTGCCCCTGGAGCATTCCATCGGCCAGCAGCAGGAAGAGCAGCGCCACCACGCCACCGGCGGCGCCACATACCACGTAGAGACCCCACGCCACCGCCACGTCCACGATGCGCGCGCCCAGCCGCATCCACAGCGAGGCCTTGGGATAGGGCGAGCCCAGCTCCTCGCCGTTGGGCACCACGCGCAGGCCAGGACGGCGGGGAGAGGAGAAGACGGGTTGGGGAGAGCTCACTCTTCGGGCTCCAGGATGAGGCCCCGCTCGGGGCGCTCCGGCTCGTCCAGGCCCGCCAGCTGCGCGAGCCGCTCGTGGGCGCTCACCATGCCCGGCGGCCGTTGGTAGGAGTACGAGGAGGACGCGGCCGCGTTGCCCGTGAAGTCCGGCGATGACACCAGCTGGGACGTGGGCGAGCCCGTCTCGGACATCTGCCGCAGCCGGCCTCTGGCGCCCTCGAGGTCATGCGTGGCCGGTTCTCCCTCGCGGGTGAAGAACACGAAGGCCATGGCCGGACGCTTGGAGGACTCGCGCATGGCGAACTGCACACCGTCCAGGGTCCAACCCTTGGAGCTCCATTCATTCACGGTGCGTTCGAGCGTCCCCTCGTCGACGGTGGACAGCTCGACGACCTTGTACTGGAGCGGGCCCGCGACACGCGCGGTGGCCCCGGGCACCGAGGCACGGGCGGCACCCGGGCGCTTGCCAGCGCGCAGGGGGCGCTGGGTCGCGGTCCGGGGTGCCGCCGGTCTAGGTGGGGGCCGCTTCTTCTTCTTGGTGGCCATGGCCGATTCTCGAAGGTGGATCTTTGCCCCCGATCGGGGGGGTGAGCGCAAGCCCCCCCTGGGGGATCGCCCTCCGAACCGTCAACCGAGCAGCTTCGCGGCTTCGAGCGAGTGGTAGGTGATGATGAGGTCCGAGCCCGCGCGCTTGATGGAGGTGAGAATCTCCAGCATCAGGCGATCTCCGTCGACCCACCCGTTCTGGGCGGCGGCCTTCACCATGGAGTACTCGGCGGACACGTTGTAGGCCACCACCGGCACGTCGACGCGCTCGCGCACCCGGTGGATGACGTCCAGGTAGGACAGCGCGGGCTTCACCATGATCATGTCCGCGCCCTCCTCCATGTCCAGGTCCACCTCCTTGAGGGCCTCGCGCACGTTGCCCGGATCCATCTGGTGGGTGCGGCGATCGCCGAACTGGGGCGTGCTCTGGGCCGCCTCGCGGAAGGGCCCGTAGAAGCCCGAGGCGTACTTGGCCGCATAGGAGAGGATGGGCACCTCGGTGAGCTTCACCTCGTCCAGCGCCGAGCGGATGGCGGCCACGCGCCCGTCCATCATGTCCGAGGGGGCGATGATGTCCGCGCCGGCCTGGGCGCACGTCACCGCCATCTGCGCCAGCAGCGGCAGCGTGGCGTCATTGGCGACATGGCCGCCCTCGATGACACCGCAGTGGCCATGGTCGGTGTACTCGCACAGACACACGTCCACGATGACGAGCATGTCCGGGATGGCGTTCTTGATCTCCCGGACGGCGCGCTGGACGATGCCCTCGCGCGCGTACGCCTGCGAGCCCCGGGCATCCTTGTGATCCGGGATGCCGAACAGGAGCACCGCGGGCACTCCGAGCGCCTTGGCCTGCTTCGCCTCGGCGACGGCGTGCTCCAGCGAGAGGTTGAAGACGCCCGGCATGGAGGAGATGGGACGGCGGATGTCCCGGCCCTCCACGACGAACAGCGGATAGATGAAGTCCGAGGGGGCGAGCGTGGTCTCTCGCACCA from Archangium lipolyticum includes the following:
- a CDS encoding D-alanine--D-alanine ligase family protein → MRIALTYNLKLSDSEDEAEFDTQETVNTLAAAIERLGHRLERFEVSGPASRTVARLEAYSPDLIFNIAEGRRGRFREAFYPALFEELGFAYTGSDAYALAVTLDKQLTKLVLSKHGIRTPGWQFVEKLNELKVEDLRFPVIIKPNFEGSSKGITQDSVAETVEQAREKVTQALARYPAGVLVEEFISGTDITVPYLAAVQNDHDGVLSPTEYDIDPAAIAGRKYAIYDYELKTKKDSAVKVRAPARLSPKVAEEMRNMSKKIFQVLDCRDLGRIDFRLSDAGVPYFLELNALPSLEQGAGIYAAAALEGIHLDGVVSAIIQSAARRYKIKDGKRQGKPARKSGPLRVGFTYNVKRVKPVAADGSALEDSEAEYDSPTTLQAIREAIASWGHEVVDLEATAELPSVLASTPLDIVFNIAEGFKGRNRESQVPAMLELLDIPYTGSDPATLSIALDKALAKKIVRQAGIHTPNFQLMHTGKERLDKQFTSFPLIVKPVAEGSSKGVVSKSVCHNEAELRDVVKEIVTKYQQPALIEEYIGGREFTVGLLGERRPRVLPPMEIVFLDKEDRTPIYSFQHKLDWNDRIRYDAPAKIEPALLEKLRAAARGSFMALGCRDVARIDFRMDDKGRIYFIECNPLPGLTPGWSDLVLIAQGAGMDYRGLIGEIMAPAIRRYKEREARRAADESALMKLSMEKAAIDKATLAEEKVGAVAVSGSGSSSSSGEAPPRMEMKA
- a CDS encoding RDD family protein; the protein is MRVVPNGEELGSPYPKASLWMRLGARIVDVAVAWGLYVVCGAAGGVVALLFLLLADGMLQGQSVGKRIFGVKVMHLPTRSAARHRDSTLRNAPLALIVLLGMMPPPLGAVACMAGLVVIGGVEALRVVRDPLGWRLGDTWAQTQVVDGKVVAGATVAARTPVTAARVPGRFLSAARVRRRRTIEKSRRGKPCASR
- the hemB gene encoding porphobilinogen synthase produces the protein MAYPIHRPRRLRRSAVLREMVRETTLAPSDFIYPLFVVEGRDIRRPISSMPGVFNLSLEHAVAEAKQAKALGVPAVLLFGIPDHKDARGSQAYAREGIVQRAVREIKNAIPDMLVIVDVCLCEYTDHGHCGVIEGGHVANDATLPLLAQMAVTCAQAGADIIAPSDMMDGRVAAIRSALDEVKLTEVPILSYAAKYASGFYGPFREAAQSTPQFGDRRTHQMDPGNVREALKEVDLDMEEGADMIMVKPALSYLDVIHRVRERVDVPVVAYNVSAEYSMVKAAAQNGWVDGDRLMLEILTSIKRAGSDLIITYHSLEAAKLLG